Proteins encoded together in one Thermomonospora curvata DSM 43183 window:
- the lysX gene encoding bifunctional lysylphosphatidylglycerol synthetase/lysine--tRNA ligase LysX: MTADSKVPAGTAGHGLRDGWQRLTKAAPDVFFWYTRLSGVLSILAFVSSDLIQRLGGIWALQWIYYLGFTASLPYGVLLILLSMGVRRRKKAAWRILMLLFGGYFAIALLVVGSLAADPDRSVAAGELVTVVAYAAVLTLLAAARPEFNALPDRANRRLALAVFSGLLVVSGLLGTGLVTLMNRDPDGRFLTDALYVVLQTVGGPGVTGEPINVDVPTRVNLLLGVLGTGLLIITFWALFRPGHRDAVLSPAEELTARRLLAEYGEQDSLGYFALRRDKNVIVAPNGKAAISYRVEGAVSLASGDPLGDPESWDQAIELWLAECRAHAWIPGVVSAGERAAHVYRRHGFDALELGDEAILELTDFTLDGREMRQVRQAVRRVERAGYTVRIRRHAQIPPEEMAQLIASADRWREGAIERGFSMALGRLGDPTDGRCLMVEAFDAQGRLRGLLSFVPWGRHGLSLDLMRRDRTAENGLNEFMIAKVAEQAALIGAQKMSLNFAMLRSAFERGSQLGAGPVARAWHRFLSLASKFWQLESLYLANAKYNPTWAPRFVCYQQSRDLVRLGLAFARAEGFLPTLNRPRLERAARLTPSPELVRRIKRIEEEAEAARAPQRRLSEQERVRHAKLEHIRAAGMDPYPLGFDRTDFAADIRARFGGLPPDARTGEQVRIAGRVMLAREHGRLVFVTLRDETGDIQVMLSADRLEPDGPDGAPVPGSLRAWKRLIDLGDQVGIAGEVVTSKRGELSVLATSWTLTAKCLRPLPNKRSGLADPEARVRQRYVEFIVNDEARRMLRMRGDAVAAIRDRLRELGYLEVETPMLQPIHGGAAARPFTTRINAYNMQLYLRIAPELYLKRLLVGGVGKVFEINRNFRNEGVSPKHNPEFTMLEAYEPYGDYDTMAALTRDLVLRAARAALGTTVVVRDGAECDLAEPWRQITVYESVSRALGEEITPDTPASLVGKYAERAGLEFDAGWGQGKLVQELFEALVEPGIKAPTFVRDYPAETSPLTRPHRADPRLAEKWDLIVFGLELGTAYSELIDPILQRQRLTEQSLLAAGGDPEAMELDEDFLRALEYAMPPAGGMGMGIDRLLITLTGKSIRETIPFPLARPR, from the coding sequence GATGGGCGTGCGGCGGCGCAAGAAGGCCGCCTGGCGGATCCTGATGCTGCTGTTCGGCGGCTACTTCGCCATCGCGCTGCTGGTGGTCGGCTCCCTGGCGGCCGATCCGGACCGGTCGGTGGCGGCCGGCGAGCTGGTCACGGTGGTCGCCTACGCGGCGGTGCTGACGCTGCTGGCGGCGGCGCGTCCGGAGTTCAACGCGCTGCCCGACCGGGCCAACCGGCGGCTGGCGCTGGCGGTGTTCTCCGGGCTGCTGGTGGTCAGCGGGCTGCTGGGCACCGGGCTGGTCACGTTGATGAACCGCGACCCCGACGGGCGCTTCCTGACCGACGCGCTGTATGTGGTGCTGCAGACCGTCGGCGGGCCGGGGGTGACCGGCGAGCCCATCAACGTGGACGTGCCGACCCGGGTCAACCTGCTGCTGGGGGTGCTGGGCACCGGCCTGCTGATCATCACGTTCTGGGCGCTGTTCCGCCCGGGCCATCGCGACGCGGTGCTCAGCCCCGCCGAGGAGCTGACCGCCCGCCGGCTGCTGGCCGAGTACGGCGAGCAGGACTCGTTGGGCTACTTCGCGCTGCGCCGCGACAAGAACGTCATCGTCGCCCCCAACGGCAAGGCCGCCATCTCCTACCGCGTCGAGGGGGCGGTCTCGCTGGCCAGCGGCGACCCGCTGGGCGACCCGGAGTCCTGGGACCAGGCCATCGAGCTGTGGCTGGCCGAGTGCCGCGCGCACGCCTGGATCCCCGGGGTGGTCAGCGCCGGGGAGCGCGCCGCGCACGTCTACCGGCGGCACGGCTTCGACGCGCTGGAGCTGGGCGATGAGGCCATCTTGGAGCTGACCGACTTCACCTTGGACGGCCGGGAGATGCGCCAGGTCCGCCAGGCGGTGCGGCGGGTGGAGCGGGCCGGCTACACGGTGCGGATCCGCCGGCACGCCCAGATCCCGCCCGAGGAGATGGCGCAGCTGATCGCCAGCGCCGACCGGTGGCGGGAGGGGGCCATCGAGCGCGGGTTCTCCATGGCGCTGGGCCGCCTCGGCGACCCCACCGACGGCCGCTGCCTGATGGTCGAGGCGTTCGACGCCCAGGGCCGGCTGCGCGGCCTGCTGAGCTTCGTGCCCTGGGGCCGGCACGGGCTGTCGCTGGACCTGATGCGCCGCGACCGCACCGCCGAGAACGGCCTGAACGAGTTCATGATCGCCAAGGTGGCGGAGCAGGCGGCGCTGATCGGCGCGCAGAAGATGTCGCTGAACTTCGCGATGCTGCGCTCGGCGTTCGAGCGCGGCTCCCAGCTGGGCGCCGGGCCGGTGGCCCGGGCCTGGCACCGGTTCCTGTCGCTGGCCTCCAAGTTCTGGCAGCTGGAGTCGCTGTACCTGGCCAACGCCAAGTACAACCCCACCTGGGCGCCCCGGTTCGTCTGCTACCAGCAGTCCCGGGACCTGGTGCGGCTGGGGCTGGCGTTCGCCCGGGCCGAGGGGTTCCTGCCCACCCTGAACCGGCCCCGCCTGGAGCGCGCCGCCCGGCTCACCCCCTCCCCCGAGCTGGTGCGGCGGATCAAGCGGATCGAGGAGGAGGCCGAGGCCGCCCGCGCCCCGCAGCGGCGGCTGTCGGAGCAGGAGCGGGTGCGGCACGCCAAGCTGGAGCACATCCGCGCCGCCGGGATGGACCCCTACCCGCTGGGGTTCGACCGCACCGATTTCGCCGCCGACATCCGCGCCCGCTTCGGCGGCCTGCCCCCCGACGCCCGCACCGGCGAGCAGGTGCGCATCGCCGGGCGGGTGATGCTGGCCCGTGAGCACGGCCGGCTGGTGTTCGTCACGCTGCGCGATGAGACCGGCGACATCCAGGTGATGCTGTCGGCCGACCGGCTGGAGCCCGACGGGCCGGACGGCGCGCCGGTCCCCGGCTCGCTGCGGGCCTGGAAGCGCCTGATCGACCTGGGCGACCAGGTCGGCATCGCGGGCGAGGTGGTCACCTCCAAGCGCGGGGAGCTGTCGGTGCTGGCCACGAGCTGGACGCTGACGGCCAAATGCCTGCGCCCGCTGCCCAACAAGCGCAGCGGCCTGGCCGACCCGGAGGCGCGGGTGCGGCAGCGGTATGTGGAGTTCATCGTCAACGACGAGGCCCGCCGGATGCTGCGGATGCGCGGCGATGCGGTGGCGGCGATCCGCGACCGGCTGCGCGAGCTGGGCTACCTGGAGGTGGAGACGCCCATGCTGCAGCCCATCCACGGCGGCGCCGCGGCCCGGCCGTTCACCACCCGCATCAACGCCTACAACATGCAGCTGTACCTGCGGATCGCCCCCGAGCTGTACCTCAAGCGGCTGCTGGTCGGCGGGGTCGGCAAGGTCTTCGAGATCAACCGCAACTTCCGCAACGAGGGCGTCTCCCCCAAGCACAATCCCGAGTTCACGATGCTGGAGGCCTACGAGCCCTACGGCGACTACGACACCATGGCCGCCCTGACCCGGGATCTGGTGCTGCGGGCCGCCCGCGCGGCGCTGGGCACCACGGTGGTGGTGCGCGACGGCGCCGAATGCGACCTGGCCGAGCCGTGGCGCCAGATCACCGTGTACGAGTCGGTCTCCCGGGCCCTCGGCGAGGAGATCACCCCCGACACCCCCGCGTCCCTGGTCGGCAAGTACGCCGAGCGGGCGGGCCTGGAGTTCGACGCCGGCTGGGGGCAGGGCAAGCTGGTGCAGGAGCTGTTCGAGGCGCTGGTGGAGCCCGGGATCAAGGCCCCCACCTTCGTCCGCGACTACCCCGCCGAGACCTCCCCGCTGACCCGCCCGCACCGCGCCGACCCCCGGCTGGCCGAAAAGTGGGACCTGATCGTCTTCGGGCTGGAGCTGGGCACCGCCTACAGCGAGCTGATCGACCCGATCCTGCAGCGGCAGCGGCTCACCGAGCAGTCGCTGCTGGCCGCCGGGGGCGACCCGGAGGCGATGGAGCTGGATGAGGACTTCCTGCGCGCCCTGGAGTACGCCATGCCGCCGGCCGGCGGGATGGGCATGGGCATCGACCGGCTGCTGATCACCCTGACCGGCAAGAGCATCCGCGAGACCATCCCCTTCCCGCTGGCGCGTCCCCGCTGA
- a CDS encoding VOC family protein, giving the protein MASTWDWLVVDCANPRALAEFWSRVLNFKILEEDAESVSLGMDEGTFPKILFLRTPDPKTGKNRLHLDLTPDDQAAEVERICALGARRVDIGQGEQSWVVLADPEGNEFCVLRGQGG; this is encoded by the coding sequence ATGGCTAGCACCTGGGACTGGCTCGTCGTCGACTGCGCGAACCCGCGTGCCCTGGCCGAATTCTGGAGCCGGGTGCTGAACTTCAAGATCCTGGAGGAGGACGCCGAGAGCGTTTCCCTCGGCATGGACGAGGGCACCTTCCCCAAGATCCTCTTCCTGCGGACACCCGACCCCAAGACCGGCAAGAACCGCCTGCACCTGGACCTGACCCCCGATGACCAGGCGGCCGAGGTGGAACGGATCTGCGCGCTGGGCGCCCGCCGGGTCGACATCGGCCAGGGCGAGCAGAGCTGGGTGGTCCTGGCCGACCCGGAGGGCAACGAGTTCTGCGTCCTGCGCGGCCAAGGCGGCTGA
- a CDS encoding HAD family hydrolase: protein MTTSDAMNRGPIKAVFFDIGETLINEGEIYGRWADWLGVPRHTFLAKLGAVLATGGTHMDLLEYFRPGFDLEKEERLRAAAGIPAGFGPQDLYPDARDCLAALRAQGLYVGVAGNQPVRAAEQFAALGLEADVVGISDVWGLSKPDRRFFARCAAECGLPPEEILYVGDRIDNDVRPALAFGMQAAFLRRGPWGHIQHDEQALRGCTFVLDDLAVLPELVARHNAA from the coding sequence TTGACGACGAGCGACGCGATGAACCGGGGCCCCATCAAGGCGGTCTTCTTCGACATCGGCGAGACGCTGATCAACGAAGGGGAGATCTACGGCCGGTGGGCCGACTGGCTGGGGGTGCCCCGGCACACCTTCCTGGCCAAGCTGGGCGCGGTGCTGGCCACCGGCGGCACCCACATGGACCTGCTGGAGTACTTCCGCCCCGGCTTCGACCTGGAGAAAGAGGAACGGCTGCGGGCCGCCGCCGGCATCCCCGCCGGGTTCGGCCCGCAGGACCTCTACCCCGACGCCCGCGACTGCCTGGCCGCCCTGCGCGCCCAGGGCCTGTATGTGGGAGTGGCCGGCAACCAGCCGGTGCGGGCCGCCGAACAGTTCGCCGCACTGGGGCTGGAGGCGGACGTGGTGGGGATCTCCGACGTGTGGGGGCTCAGCAAGCCCGACCGGCGATTCTTCGCCCGCTGCGCCGCCGAGTGCGGCCTGCCCCCCGAGGAGATCCTGTACGTGGGGGACCGCATCGACAACGACGTCCGTCCCGCCCTGGCGTTCGGCATGCAGGCGGCCTTCCTGCGACGCGGCCCGTGGGGGCACATCCAGCACGACGAACAGGCGTTGCGCGGCTGCACCTTCGTGCTGGACGACCTTGCCGTCCTACCGGAACTGGTGGCGCGTCATAACGCCGCTTAA
- a CDS encoding MBL fold metallo-hydrolase, producing MRLTKLGHSCVRLSKDEGTLVIDPGGLTPEQDALEGADAVLITHEHFDHFDEDRLRQAMAANERLRVYASRVVASKLADLGERVKSVGHGDALTVAGFDIHVYGEDHEILDPDVPPIPNTGYLIDGQVFHPGDALTVPPEPVPTLCLPGSAPWMKVSEMYSYVKEIAPERAYVIHDGILNDVGIAVMENHVSNAAAKAGKDYRRLKPGESVELP from the coding sequence ATGAGGCTGACCAAACTCGGGCACTCCTGCGTTCGGCTGAGCAAGGACGAGGGGACCTTGGTCATCGACCCCGGCGGCCTGACCCCCGAGCAGGACGCCCTGGAGGGCGCCGACGCGGTGCTCATCACCCACGAGCACTTCGACCACTTCGACGAAGACCGGTTGCGGCAGGCGATGGCCGCCAACGAGCGCCTGCGGGTGTACGCCTCCCGCGTGGTGGCCTCCAAGCTGGCCGACCTGGGCGAGCGGGTGAAGAGCGTCGGCCACGGCGACGCCCTGACCGTCGCCGGCTTCGACATCCACGTCTACGGCGAGGACCACGAGATCCTCGACCCGGACGTGCCGCCCATCCCCAACACCGGCTACCTGATCGACGGCCAGGTCTTCCACCCCGGCGACGCGCTCACCGTGCCGCCGGAGCCGGTGCCCACGCTGTGCCTGCCCGGCAGCGCGCCGTGGATGAAGGTCTCCGAGATGTACTCCTACGTCAAGGAGATCGCCCCCGAACGGGCCTACGTCATCCACGACGGGATCCTCAACGACGTCGGCATCGCGGTCATGGAGAACCACGTGAGCAACGCCGCCGCCAAGGCCGGCAAGGACTACCGGCGCCTGAAGCCGGGAGAGTCGGTGGAGCTGCCTTGA